Proteins from a single region of Apium graveolens cultivar Ventura chromosome 7, ASM990537v1, whole genome shotgun sequence:
- the LOC141671800 gene encoding uncharacterized protein LOC141671800: protein MARMSKFPAKSAVVNSFYLLTGAGVATVFTVHSLNPNFLTTDVKAVLNGVVRSSRAVCTIASSVVDYKYSLYGLSVNSDEYSNVLSEVHLRSAKRVLNLCEANKGFYVKAAQFAAALRKIPKEYSVTLSPLQDKAVPCHFKEIKDVLISNLGPNLSDIFVSLDEQPIAAASIAQVHRAVLKDQQEVAVKVQYPGLEQQMKFDLATMSFLSKSVSLLFPEYRFEWMISEFTKNIAMELDFNQEAKNSERTARNFRDNNIVKVPFIFWEFTTNQVLTMQFCSGGKVDDLDFLKKMEINPITVAKALVEVFAEMIFVHGFLHGDPHPGNILVSPEGQHGFSLVLLDHGVYKELDEDFRVRYCQLWKALILLDSNKILQLGEQYGVGKYARYFPLIFTGRTIDSKSALGEAMSVDEKKNLRQELKSLKVEDYSSFMESVPSEFLTLLRTDELLKSLVTKLGSSQQIRLLYYAKYALRGLSPKYNPENDSIVKVTLSRIRTSIPYIQLRLVLEILELISLVKAVKLSVSKNFREMVISVNYLLVNFLRQISVFGT from the exons ATGGCGCGAATGTCCAAGTTTCCCGCCAAATCTGCTGTTGTAAATTCCTTTTATCTCCTCACCGGTGCCGGAGTAGCCACCGTCTTTACCGTCCATTCACTAAACCCTAATTTTCTCACCACCGACGTTAAAGCTGTGCTTAACGGCGTCGTTCGCTCGTCTCGCGCTGTTTGCACT ATTGCTTCGAGTGTTGTGGATTATAAGTATTCGTTATATGGATTGTCGGTCAATTCGGATGAGTATAGTAATGTATTATCTGAG GTTCATCTACGCTCAGCTAAGAGAGTGCTGAACTTATGTGAAGCTAACAAAGGTTTCTACGTGAAAGCTGCCCAGTTTGCTGCAGCATTGCGGAAAATTCCTAAGGAATACTCAGTGACTCTTTCACCACTACAAGATAAG GCAGTTCCTTGTCACTTTAAAGAAATAAAAGACGTGCTAATCAGCAATCTGGGACCAAATTTATCAGATAT ATTTGTGTCGCTGGATGAACAACCAATTGCTGCTGCATCAATTGCTCAAGTACACCGTGCTGTACTGAAGGACCAGCAGGAAGTAGCAGTGAAG GTTCAGTATCCTGGGTTGGAGCAGCAGATGAAATTTGACCTGGCAACCATGTCATTTCTCTCGAAATCCGTCTCACTG CTTTTTCCTGAATATAGATTTGAGTGGatgatatcagaatttacaaaGAATATTGCTATGGAACTAG ATTTTAATCAGGAGGCAAAGAATTCGGAGAGAACTGCGAGGAACTTTCGAGACAACAACATCGTCAAAGTTCCATTTATCTTTTGG GAGTTCACGACAAACCAAGTGTTGACAATGCAATTCTGTAGTGGTGGGAAG GTTGACGACTTGGATTTTCTGAAGAAAATGGAAATTAATCCAATCACG GTGGCAAAAGCTTTGGTGGAGGTATTTGCTGAGATGATTTTTGTCCATGGATTCCTCCATGGAGATCCGCATCCTGGTAATATATTAGTTTCTCCGGAAGGACAACATGGGTTTTCTTTAG TGCTTCTTGATCATGGTGTCTATAAAGAATTGGATGAAGACTTTCGAGTAAGATACTGCCAACTTTGGAAAGCTTTGATTCTTCTTGATTCAAATAAAATACTGCAGCTCGGAGAACAGTATGGTGTTGGAAAGTACGCGAGATACTTTCCCCTCATATTTACTGGAAGAACGATTGACAG TAAATCAGCTCTTGGGGAAGCAATGTCGGTTGATGAGAAGAAGAATCTGAGGCAGGAACTGAAGTCATTAAAAGTGGAGGATTATTCTTCATTCATGGAATCTGTCCCCTCGGAGTTTCTAACTTTGTTGCGCACCGA TGAGCTTCTCAAGTCCCTAGTTACTAAGTTGGGCTCTTCGCAACAAATCCGCCTACTTTATTATGCTAAATATGCATTACGCGGTCTCTCTCCAAAGTATAATCCTGAAAATG ATTCTATTGTGAAGGTTACGCTGTCAAGAATTCGGACAAGCATCCCTTATATCCAGTTGAGATTAGTTCTGG AGATACTGGAGTTGATTTCATTGGTAAAAGCTGTGAAGTTGTCTGTCAGTAAAAACTTTAGAGAAATGGTCATTTCCGTAAATTATCTACTGGTGAATTTCCTCCGCCAGATTTCTGTATTTGGTACTTGA